The genomic segment ATTCCAATATGAAGGTTTTAAAGCTATACCAGTAAGCAGGTTTTTTTTTGAAACTGAAGTTGTTATTTCAAGCCTACAACATATTGTAATAGATAAGTTTTATAAAAACAGCGAAGGGCTTAGAGGTTTAGAAAATTATAAAGAAAAATTATCAAATGCCCTTCAAGATCAGCAATTTGAGATAGTTCGTAGAGAAATATTTGATCAAGATGAAAAATATTATAAATTAGGGACAACTGCGTTTATAAACCTTAATGAAAATAATGAATTCCTCTTATTTGCAATAACTGAAACTGAAATGAGAGGTCATATACCAGAGAAAAATTGTAATTCTACTAAAATGTGGGTAGCTTTGGAGAAATTTTGGGATGAAGCACGTAAACATTCGCGCGGTAAATCAATTAATATTCCTTTAATTGGTAGTGGCATTACAGGTATTAATTTATCGCCTATTCGCATTTTAGAACTTAATCTGTTGAGTATTTTAAATTCTATTACTGAAAAAGGGAAAATCACTGCCAACGAGATAAGAATTATATTGCACAATAATTATTTCGATCAAATAGATATCTCTTTAATTGAAAAGACCTGGAAAACCCCCTAACCCGGCGCTGATCGTGTTGCGACATGTAAATCGCTGATTTTATTGTTAATTATTGATTCTCATTAAACGAGAATCAAGCAAATTTAACCTGTCTTATTGCAGACAGTTTTCTACTCCGACATGCACTTACACCGCTGGTGTATATTGTATGAAGCTTGGAGGACAACGTGAGCAACGTGTCCGTAAGGACTGGAGAGCAAACCGTGAGGGGGACTCAACTCTGGAAGCATCGAACCGGAGCGGGAGCCAGGAATGATGATATGGATAACACATGTGAACTGCTGATAAACGTCGTGAGCGCCAGTAAGCCAAAGATGCTGACAGGCTTGAACCAAAAAGGTAAGGGGTTTGGTCAGAGCGTTCGAGTTTCGCTCTGCGCAATCTACGATTCCCCCGGCGGAAAGGCAGATCCTAAGTCATCGTGTAAAATCAGTGGAACATGGTAAGCCTGACTGTCTCCGCAAATGCGGAAACCGACCCGCAAGGGCAGGCCATAGGCAGGCAGGTATGGGAGGCTGGAAAAAGCGAATGCCGTCTTGTAATGAGGCGGACAGGGGGTCAAAATTTGCCCTGACTCGAAAGAGTGCAGACTTCCAGCAGGTGGCGAATTACGAGAAAGATTATAAAAGGTATAACCACAGTTGCACGGCAGACGATGGCAAAGACCATTGACGGCGCTGCGGGCGGGTAACCGCAAACTTAGTAATAATCCATATCGTAAAGGCAGTAAAGCTGAATGAGAAATATACAGGGAATAATGCCGGTCTGACTTGA from the Desulfonema limicola genome contains:
- a CDS encoding macro domain-containing protein produces the protein MKMMNKFIIGLKRNPIKLIVSIFITYSICWTILEPILGMVKSAEIHLVGGNKYIFLLLISICVGIYRVIPTNEISINYNNSKIKIVFGDLFQYEGFKAIPVSRFFFETEVVISSLQHIVIDKFYKNSEGLRGLENYKEKLSNALQDQQFEIVRREIFDQDEKYYKLGTTAFINLNENNEFLLFAITETEMRGHIPEKNCNSTKMWVALEKFWDEARKHSRGKSINIPLIGSGITGINLSPIRILELNLLSILNSITEKGKITANEIRIILHNNYFDQIDISLIEKTWKTP